DNA from Rosa rugosa chromosome 6, drRosRugo1.1, whole genome shotgun sequence:
AGCAAAGGGTTGATGCCGACCACATTTGTTAAATGAGCCTAAGTTGGGGCGCCACCTACTATCATGGCCAAAATGCCTCTGGTATATAGTACTACCGCCATTTAAATTATAATTGGGTATGCATCTGGACTCAAGAGGTCAATGTTGTGTGCTCTTGAATAGGGGAAAGGCTCTTCTACAAATCAGTGATAATGACATGTTTGAAGAGAGAAGATGTCAATTCACATTCAATACTGGCAGCATACCTGGATAAATTGAGAGCTTAAGTTTGGGAAACACGGGCAATGGGTTCTGTACGTTAATGGGGAGGGTATTATTGATATGCTAATAATAACAACACAACTTAACTCTGCAAAAGATAATTGATAATATAgagtaagcaaggatcgttcaaGTCGGGGATTGAGGATATCTGAATGTTAGAAACGAAATCACACTTATACAAAATAAAAGAGACGCGAACACTTACATATAGGCTAAGTCGTCCAAATTATAAACAAATTAGGAATCCAAGACCAAAACAGATAAGGAAAACAAATCAGAATCAAACAAGAAATCCATAtccaaatagaaaacaaaatacTAATTAGACACGAACTACGAAACCAAATCTAACAAGGAAGTGTCTTTAATTAAACCAATTTCATTCATGTAGATCAAAGAGTCAAgataatgtgttttttttttaataaagggcggtgcggctaccctcagaccttgattaaagaaactgtcaaatacaagggggggacattgagccaaaaccctgattacaataagcatctagagaacatcctgaaatactatcatgagtctctactaacCAAATGTACTCAAcaaggcaccaactagcaaagagcgctctactggcgactctatttgctttacagcggtgacacaacggaaatataactcgatctgcaactcgattacagcatagcataatttccatactcacagctttcccatcatgttgccactggaaaatacatccagtggacacttagtttcaccctgccactaggaggcagcgaccatttgaccaagcaaggaactcgccgcctacctagagcagacacgttactgccactaggaggttgcgaccatttgctaatgcaaggaactcgccgcctacctaaaGCAGACAAGACACACCATGTGCATAAACCGGCACGAAGCCCATCTCGTCCTACCAATCTATGGCAGTGACTTATTATAAACAGTAAACAAACATAAATAAACTgacaaacaaaaagaacataGCTAGCCCAAGCCGGGCCCTGgggagcccaagcccaagcaacAATCTGAGGAGAATGAGGCCCACCACCTGCCAGCCGGGCCTGGCCCATCTCCACCGCAGCCACCCCTGTCAGGGCCTGCACAGCGCCGCCCTGCCGCCTTCGCCAGAACGCCGTTAACGGTCCGGCATCTCCGACACATCTAGGGCCCCTGTCAATCCAGATCGGAGCCAAGTCTTACAGAAATGCCATCTTCGTTGAACCATGGAGAAACCATCTTCGTTGCCCACGCAGATCGGGATCTGATGATCCCACCCAGATCGGGTTGCTCCCATTGCCCCCCGGCCACATCGCGCCGGATGCCTGACAGCCTGACCGCCTCCGAAACTCCGATCCGTTCTGTCGATTAGGCCACCGAAGAGAGATCCCGTGCCAGTCAACAGTGGCGATCTTCCCCATCCTCATCTCACTAACATCCACCGGAATCTCCCCAAACAGAACGCAGATTGAGGGATCCGGCCACTCTTCCAACTCACGCGGAGTCAACACttgcccgtccgacgacggcgtAGGGGCACGCCGCCGGACAGGAGGGGAACTCTTGACTTTTTCTCTCAGGAGGGGAAAATGAATTTTATTGTCTGAAACGTATACCAAGATAATGTGTTTATGGAGTAGGTTTCTGTTTCTATCCGTTAACAATTTGCTGGCTTTATTATTCAGGCAATATTGTTATTCGAGTACCCATTGTTATTCTCTAGCCTGTACCAAGTCAAATAATCTAGTATTTGTTCAAATTTACGCAACTAAAAAGTATTGTTTTGTTGCCCTTGTCCATTTTCGTCATTAGACAATGTCTTACCATGTGTGTTACAATTTAATTACCAAACACTTTGATAATGCTTTTAATGATTATATCAATCTAAAAAATAcagttttaccaaaaaaaaaatttcttttcttttaattatttttaaaaagaggatcaaaggatttcactcctacccccatggtgactcgaacccatgacttcgtacataggtagtgggtgctctaaccactgagctaacaccacttcgtccaGTTTTACCAAATGCTCAACTGAGTTTTTTCACAACTGATTATTTTAAAAATTGAGTTTTTTAACAACTAAATATTCTCACCACAATACCAAACTAAGCCTAACTGAAGTaaatgcagattttattctcttgaaaatttgaaattgagTCCTCCACACTATTTGGTACTCTCTCTCTAGTCTACCTTTGATGTTTCAGAAACTAAGATGGAGGGTTCTCTAAAGTTGATCATCGATTGCTTTGTTCGCTTCACGCAAACCTAAAATGTTAACTTGGTGAAAGATGATGCATAAGACCATCTCCAATGGATTAGTCATTTGCCACTTGGAAGCCCAACAGCTATAAATGACACATGAGATTACCCTCCAACCCATATGTCATTGCCACCGTGGATGACAATTTGGTTTCaaactgtcaaatttgacagaccCAAATGAaactatcttttctttttttattgtttatcTCTCGTTCTCCCACTTTccccctcctctctctctctctctctcttcttcctacCCAGACCAAAAGCAAAAACTCAGTAGATCTGCAATTTTGGCATCACCACCGTTCTTCAGTGGGTCTTCGCTGAGCTGGGCATCAAACCTTGTCATCCAAGCCGAGCAATTTGGGAGTAGCAAAGGTCGCCATTTTTCGCGACGGCGGGGCACAATGGAGGTTGTGTATATATGTTAAACCAAAGGATGATGTATGTATAAATTAAGGTGAGGTGGGAGATCGATTTTGAGGAATAAAGAGGGAAAGAAATAGAGATTGAGTCATTGAGAGTATGTGGCTATCTGACCATCTCTGTTTGGGAGATATGGAGGTTTCATGGGACAAGTTTGTAATTATATTTTGGAGGAATTGAGGATTTTAGACCTTTGGAAGTTATGGGAATTCATGTGTTATTGTTTCTtgagagaaaaggagagaaagaaatggagagatttaaacagaagaaagaaatctgcagaagatgaagaggaactGAGAAACATGAGGAGAAGAAGATagagaggaaagagaaaaagtttttctctttgttataaaatattttaaaaaaataacaaaataatatttaaattaGACCTATTTGTTGGAGTAGAAGTATGTCAAAATTGACAATTGCCACCTCAAcctttaaattcaaatttgacatagGCATTTTAACTCAactattggagatgctctaaggccatgtttggttggcGGAAAGGaaactttcctttcctttgggaaagtgaTTCCTGAGGGGGGGGAGGAACCAatttcctccactttttccttagaaattattctatgcaccgatgGTGTAAATGACctaacacttataagatgatctcaacccttgatatttataattaatatttttattaataacctaagagtgtatttaatataatctaaccatccatttatgtcggtgcaagtgcacgtcggtgcactgaatcatttcccctttttcctttcctttgggaaccactttcccttccttggctgtcccaaacgcaggaaaggaaagtgttcctttcccaatgcccagattccaccaaccaaacatggccaAAGAGTACCATCCAAAATATCCAATGCCTCCTCGGCTCCTCCAAAAGATGTTTACCAAAACAATatgggaaaatcgtccaaacagtgtctgaacttttccagactattaattttcatacctatactttgaaaaacataaaaatggtACCTGACAATTTAAGCctgacccaatttccgtacctggCAACAGTAATATCGTCAAAGGCGTTAACTTTTAAAGGGTAAAAGCGGTACTTCCGAAacaaaaacttttttttagagttAACCCTCTTCTTCCAGCTGCTTACgaattcttttctttctttctctgatAGATTGATTCACTTCACAAGAAGAAGTGATCTTtagaggaagaaaaaaagaagaacgaGAAATTGAGTTTGATGCAGAGCGGGTTTTATAATCAGCAGCATGCGAAGCAAGTCGAAGGAGGTGCGACTGTGAAGGCCAAGATTGGGAAGCTAGAAAAGTTCGTCTCCACCTCATGCGCTGCCAGCGACATCGACGACCCATTCAGATCCATGACGTCAGCCATCGTCTTCCTCTTGAAGTGAATTGTGCTTCATGAAGTCTCATGCTTGACGGTTTCGGCAACATGCTTCAATTTTTCATTGCCTCTTCGTCATTTAAGCCCATTATGTCTGATTTGTTATCATCGTCCTCCTCTTTCGAACATCCCTTGCAATTACAACAAGTGGCTTACAAGGTCGGCGCGGATCTCCCCGGTTCTGTAGGATGTGGTGTTTGGGGCTCCCAAATTGTTTTCGCCGGCAGCTTGAGACCTAGCGTCCCTTACGGCATAGGAGCATCCGGATTAGACTCAGTTGTTTGGCACATGGATGTTTATGGCTTTGAAACGCAGCGACAACCAGAGGACGAGGACAAGGACAATTTAATCAAGAAGATGgtttctctctaattctctctctctgaccgGAGCTGTGTGGATTAGAGAGAGAATTGTCCTTGCAAGTTACAAGCTTTGATAAATTCATATATATAATGAATGGTATGCTGCTTCTAGTAATTTCTCAATTACTTGTGGAAAAGTTTTGTGATGTAAGACAATAAACATATGATGAATTGGTAACAATGGAAGTCATTTCTggtaatatatatatgtcttcTTTGAGAAGATGAAGACGATCGGATTACTTTGCCAGCTAAGGTAAATGCTATCTAGTTTATCCTTATTCATAGTAGCTAACCAGGAACATCCACTGAGAGTGATTTAATTTTGAAATTGTATGAACTGGGTATGCAGAAAATGACTGAAATTAAATTTTACTACTGGAACTTCTGAAAATTATGTAGGTAATACCAAGATATTTCCCTGTATCTGACTTCTTCTTTTCCCTTGGATTTTGTATATTTTTGCTTATCTGATTCTGATTTACGGTTAATGTTAACGATATATAGTTTTTGATTACTGAATGAGTGAAGCAGTGTGGATTGACGTATGCTTATGTGAGTGAATGAAGCAGTGGGGCTGGGATTGTTGcattgggaagaagaagaagaagagtggtgAAGTCGGGTTTGGGCTTTGCGAGCTGGGATTGGTGCTCCGTCCACTGGATTCAAGGCATCGCGAGCTTTGCGGTGTCAATGGTGATGCCACCCGTGCGCTCCTCCATTGATCAATGAAAAGTGCAGAAAACTGACCATGAAATTCAACAGTCCTCTCCTCCACTCTTTGATTCACTGTACTGGAATACGGAATACACGAAGTACCAATTTTACCCTTCAAAAGTTAACGTCGTTGACGAtattactgttgctaggtaccaGAGCCGGCTCTGCACGCGTGCAACGAGTGCGACAGCACAGGGCCCAAAATTTCAGAGGCCCCAAATAtttttgtaatgttttatgtTTACATATAAATATTGAAAATTAGGGCCCCAACCACCAGTATATATTCTTCTATTCTTTGTGCGttcactttttctttctttttcctacATGCCGTTCACATGCTTAATTTGCAGCTTTGATTGAGACTTGGAAGGGCCCCATTAATTCTTTAatgtctctctcctctcctcaaTTTCATCCGATCctctcctttttgttttttcttctttgcgtTCTGTCTCTCTCCCCTCTTCAATTTCATCCGGTCCtctcctttttattttcttttctttgcgtTCTGTCTCTCTCCCCTCAATTCCATCTTATTCTCATCGACGGATCGGCCTCAGTAGTCAGTAACTCAGTATCTCACCAGTCACTACTCGGCCGTTCAGCTATGATTCTTTgattttatttacaaataaattaATGTTTGCTTTAGTATTCCTAatggtttgatttggttttcaATTTGTAAAGGTTGTGGCTGCCTAGCAATTTTTTGGGATTCTGAGAATTGAAAAAATTGGAGAAGGAGCTGTGAGCAAACTTAGAGTCTTATCTCACTCATCTGAGtctttgatcttcaaggaatcAGGTTCTCTTATTTACATTtatttgcttcaattttttgGGAATATTGTTGCATCGTTGTGTTAAAATTTAGAAGTATGCCTCCTAAAAAAAATGTTTATCTGGATATGCAAAAcgtttaaagaagaaaaaagatgcaGACTTGGTTCAATCTTTAAGGGGAAGTCTTGATAGGTTCATTACTAGAGAACCAGAAGGTTTGGGCGAAGATTTAGTTAATGAAGAGGCAGAAGAGCACACTGAGAGGGAAAATAATGTGGAAGAGCACACTAATAGGGAAAATAATGTGGAAGAACACACTGATGGCAATGAAGTTGTAGATGATTTGGATCATGGTGAAAATGAGAATGACGGGTTTGTTCAAGTATTATTGATTGGTTATTTGATTTTATATTGTGATTTTGTTCATATATAAATTTCATGTAAGACTAAAGCTTTGAGGGCCACATTTTAAGTTTTCGCACAGGGCCTCCGTAAAGTTTGAGACGACcctgctaggtacggaaattgggtcagGCTTAAATCgacaggtaccattttgatgtttttcaaagtataggtatgaaaattaatagtctaaaaaagttcagacactgtttggacgattttcccaaacaatattataagtttataacaaCCAGTCTGACAATAGATGCTATTCTTGAGCCTGTAGATGACAATCAGTGCGATAATGatattaattaaaaagaaataataTTAGTTTATCTCCAAATTTGTATCGGGCAACACAACCAATGTTTAATTTAAAGCTTCCGGTTTCCACCGTCATCAAGAGGAGATTATCTACCATGCTAGATCTGGTTGGTTTGGCCAAACAGTTTGTTCAATTACACAGACATGACAAAGTCGCAATGAACTAGTGTGCTTAGAATCATCTCACTAGAAGTGAGAGCGTCTCTCTCTAGAAATAGAGACCATCCCCACTACCAACAGTGAAAACCCCCACTACCAACAGTGGACTTCCCGGAATTAACTCCGATCCTCTGCTTAATTGCAACAGCTACGATTCAACCACCAAGTCATATCAATCAACTCCGCCGTATGGCCATCACTCCCGCCCATAACCTCCACTGTGCTAAGATCCCCAGATTCAATGCAACAAACCTTCTTGTCCATTCAATATGCTCCGCCGCACCGTCTTTACTCCCAGGTCAATCCCAACACCCACCGCCATCACCTAACTAGCCAACCACTACTTCCATCCCCAATTTGCAACTCCTTCCATCCTCACCTCCCATACATGCTCTCAAAATCAATACTGATGTAGCCTGGCATTCTGACTCATTATCATGTGGTGTTGCCGCAATTGTACGTAACCATCATGGTCGTGTAATTGCTGGGTCTGTTAAAACCCTTTCCGCTCCTTCTGTGTTGGCAGCTGAGGCTTTTGCAATGAATGAAGGCATGGTCTTGCACTCTCCTTCCCTCATCGGCATGTGGAATTAGCTTCAGATTCTCAATCTCTCATCAAGAGTCTCACTACAAATGCCCCCCCCTGCAGATTGGCAGGCTACTAACATTATAACTCAAGTCCGGTATTTAGCTCAAACCCGGCAAGTCAGCTGGCTTTGGACCAGCAGATCAGCAAATTGTGCAGCAGATCATCTAGCTGCTCTTGCTTGCCGAGGGAAGTGCCCTGTGAACTGACTTTCACACCCGCCTTCTTCTCTTTCTGAAATCTTGTTGTATGATGGGTGCCCTGGCCCTCCTTAATGGCCTCTCCTTTTTGAGGCTTTAAGAGCTTAGTCCTTCTGtttgtttcctttgttttctgttttaatGAAAGTTTTCATTCCCAAAAAGCTTCCGGTTTCCTCTTAGCTCAAATACAATCTTTTGTACCGATTTGCACTTTTATCAACATCAGCTTAACAACTCAATGGTTTTCTGTACTTTATGACAAGCCAATTTATTCTGCTCTATGAGATTATCTTCAAAACAAAGCAATAGGTGAGAGTGTGAGACAGGTACATCTTAGTTTTAAGGCTTTACAAAGCTTGAGGTAGTTGTAAGGTAACTTATGGTCTTGAAAGTTAAAAGTTCATAAGATTTATTGTCAAATAATACAAAGTACAAACTATGAGATTTTATCGCAGCATATAAATCCTTAAGATAACTTAAAAATTACAATATATGATGCGCATGCGCTTCAGTCTTGACAGAGACATATGGTACGTAGTAGAATTCTAAACATTCAAGAACATACATATCATCTAGTCAACATTTTCATAAAGTTTAGGATGTAGGCGTGGGGTGAGAAGGACCTCCAATGGGGTGGTCTTCATGTTTGCTATTCCCAAACTCTCACCCATATCAACTGGTTCATCAGATGAAGTTGTAATTTCAAACCCATGTAGCAAATGAGCCAGTGCAAGTTGAGTAATTTGAAGTGCGAGAGAGATTCCTGGACATACTCGTCTACCACTTCCAAATGGTGTCAATTCAAAACTCTGGCCCCTAACATCAACATTCTTGTGAGTTGTAAGAAACCTTTCTGGTTGGAATAGACAAGGGTCGAACCAGACATTTGGATCGCGATGAATCTTCGAAAGGTTGATAAGAAGACGCGTGCCTgagcttacatgatagttacCTATTGTGCAGTCTTCTCTGGATTCATGTGGTACTGAGAGAGGTCCAGCAGGGTATAGCCGCAAGGTTTCCTTGACAATGGCTTGGAGATAGGCTAGGTTCTTCACATCTGATTCATTCACTTGCCTTTCCCTACCAACATGATTGTCTAACTCAAGTTGAGCCTTCTTCAGGACTTCAGGATTGTTGAGTAATAAAGAAACAGCCCAAGTTAATGTCACTGTTGTGGTATCTGTCCCCCCAAGAAGAACCGCCTACAAAAGACATACGAAATGTACATGATTTTCAAACATGCAAGGAACACTGAGGTAGATTGAAGTGCTTCCAATAGTTGTTCTTAGAATAATGCTCTTTCAGATAGCAATGGAAAGTGTTTATATATCGCATAAAGCTCTTTTAGTTGTTTTTGCTAAGCAATTACCAGAAGGCTAGGAGCTTCTAGTACTGTTTGTACTACTGGAGAAAATGCACAGAAAGTTGAAGTTCATCATATAATTAAATCTGAAGAGAAAGGAAGTGTAAAATACCAGGCATGTGGCTTTGATAATTGTATCCGCAGTAATTGAACCAGCAAACTCTTCTGTACTATCATCATCAAGGACAGTAAGCATCATATCCATGAAATCATGCTCACAATCATGTTGCAGATAATTAGTACGTCTCTTGTGCTGATGCTCTTCTAACCATTTTTGAAGCGCACCATCCAGTTCTTTAGCCGTCTTCTTCATGGCTTTCTCATAACCTCCCAAGTCCAACAACCTAAGATATGGAACTGCATCTGAGATTACAAATTCACCACCCAATCTAGAAAATTCCCTCAACGCCTTTCGATATCTCTCATTCTCTTCATTCTCTTGCGCTGAGTTAGCCACAAAAAATCGCTTTCCAACAACCATCCTGAACATGACATTTAAAGTTAAGTCTCCAAACCACCTCTTCATGTCCACCAGCACCTTATTTGAGACACCTTTGTTTCGCTCCCACATATCAAATATATGTTTGGTAGACACCTTCACCTCCGATTCAAGGACGTGCTTGAGCAACTCCAACTTGTGGTTGGAGAGGATGTGCAGCGTGGCTATCTTTCGCACCTGGCGCCAGTAAGGTCCGTAAGGGCTAAAACCGAACATGGCATAGTCGTACCCCATAATCTCTGGGCATAAAGCTTTCGGGCGGTTGGCAAAAGCTTTATCATTAGTGGTGAGACACTCTTTAGCCACATCCCAACTGCTTACAATAAGAGCTCGGTGCACCCCAAGCTTGATAGTGAAGACCGGTCCGTACTTGTCAGCCATGTTCCCTAGGATTACGTGGGGCGGTTGAGGTCCTCCTAAGAGGGGAAGGTGGCCGAGTATTGGCCATGCACCGGCGGCTTCTGGGGGTCCTCTATTCTTGGCTGTGTTTTTCTGCAAGTATTTTGTTATCCATACGAAAGAGAAAAGTAAAAGCACAAATGCTAAAATGGTAGTTGGATCACAAATGGAAGATGGAAGCAGAAACTCCATGGGAACTATAGAAACCTGCAAATGCAAGttatcaagattcaagattgtgCAAGGATTTATATGCTTAGAGGTATTTCTCATCTACTTTGGTTAGTAGAGATGAGAGTCAAATATGaattaaaaataaatgcatgatTCGCTCACGTACATGATTGCAGAAAGTGTGTCCCAGCCTACGAATTCTGGTATATATACAGaaaatttcaattgatttttaTATCTAGATCATGACAATTGATGGGGGATGAGTCATTGCCTTATTGGGACTAGCTGACTACATCAGATGTATGAATGTATGATTGTGAGCCGGGGAGTGCGATGTGTGTCGGCATTATTAATATTTCAGATCATATTATTACCAGTTAGGGTCGttaattaattagtttcttAAAACAGAATCAATTAGTTAGACTACCTGATTAATTAGTTGCTTAATTAGGGGTTAGTTAGAAAAATGGCCTGGCCTACAGCTGTTAGACGATGTGTGTCGGCATTATTAATATTTCAGATCATATTATTACCAGTTAGGGTCGttaattaattagtttcttAAAACAGAATCAAGTAGTTAGACTACCTGATTAATTAGTTGCTTAATTAGGGGTTAGTTACAAAAATGGCCTACAGCTGTTAGACGATGTGTGTCGGCATTATTAATACTAGCCttcctccacacatgctctgcatgtgcaagtaatttttttttttttttttagaaaataaaaaagaaaagataatggaagaaaacagttattgcagagagaagttagtgggagagaaaagtgggtacgttgtgggatttattttgtttatttttattaataaaaatataatttgtaattGTCGTAAtgacccttgtgatttaattaattctcaaagtattttaatctcttaaggtcatttctgtcaaaatttttgattttggctaacaaagcctcttctcttaataatagtatagatttcaGATCATATTATTACCAGTTAGGGTCGttaattaattagtttcttAAAACAGAATCAATTAGTTAGACTACCTGATtaattagagcaactccaacaacttccctgaaatttctgtattatagagaagcaaaagtcaaaactttagcctctttttcttctccaactccaacatattatattccctattttacaacaatctctaaaatctccataattctttcttaaaattttagaaattgctgtaaatttagggaattttgttttctctttcctcactatccccaTTTTTTGTGGATAGTTATATGAAATCTGTTGGAGTAAAAaatgctcatttttccctaaaatagagaaaaatcaaaatatagggaaactgttggagttgctcttagttaCAAAAATGGCCTACAGCTTCGTCTAAGTCGG
Protein-coding regions in this window:
- the LOC133718052 gene encoding cytochrome P450 CYP82D47-like isoform X1 — translated: MRNTSKHINPCTILNLDNLHLQVSIVPMEFLLPSSICDPTTILAFVLLLFSFVWITKYLQKNTAKNRGPPEAAGAWPILGHLPLLGGPQPPHVILGNMADKYGPVFTIKLGVHRALIVSSWDVAKECLTTNDKAFANRPKALCPEIMGYDYAMFGFSPYGPYWRQVRKIATLHILSNHKLELLKHVLESEVKVSTKHIFDMWERNKGVSNKVLVDMKRWFGDLTLNVMFRMVVGKRFFVANSAQENEENERYRKALREFSRLGGEFVISDAVPYLRLLDLGGYEKAMKKTAKELDGALQKWLEEHQHKRRTNYLQHDCEHDFMDMMLTVLDDDSTEEFAGSITADTIIKATCLAVLLGGTDTTTVTLTWAVSLLLNNPEVLKKAQLELDNHVGRERQVNESDVKNLAYLQAIVKETLRLYPAGPLSVPHESREDCTIGNYHVSSGTRLLINLSKIHRDPNVWFDPCLFQPERFLTTHKNVDVRGQSFELTPFGSGRRVCPGISLALQITQLALAHLLHGFEITTSSDEPVDMGESLGIANMKTTPLEVLLTPRLHPKLYENVD
- the LOC133718052 gene encoding cytochrome P450 CYP82D47-like isoform X2, with amino-acid sequence MEFLLPSSICDPTTILAFVLLLFSFVWITKYLQKNTAKNRGPPEAAGAWPILGHLPLLGGPQPPHVILGNMADKYGPVFTIKLGVHRALIVSSWDVAKECLTTNDKAFANRPKALCPEIMGYDYAMFGFSPYGPYWRQVRKIATLHILSNHKLELLKHVLESEVKVSTKHIFDMWERNKGVSNKVLVDMKRWFGDLTLNVMFRMVVGKRFFVANSAQENEENERYRKALREFSRLGGEFVISDAVPYLRLLDLGGYEKAMKKTAKELDGALQKWLEEHQHKRRTNYLQHDCEHDFMDMMLTVLDDDSTEEFAGSITADTIIKATCLAVLLGGTDTTTVTLTWAVSLLLNNPEVLKKAQLELDNHVGRERQVNESDVKNLAYLQAIVKETLRLYPAGPLSVPHESREDCTIGNYHVSSGTRLLINLSKIHRDPNVWFDPCLFQPERFLTTHKNVDVRGQSFELTPFGSGRRVCPGISLALQITQLALAHLLHGFEITTSSDEPVDMGESLGIANMKTTPLEVLLTPRLHPKLYENVD